From Cotesia glomerata isolate CgM1 linkage group LG2, MPM_Cglom_v2.3, whole genome shotgun sequence, a single genomic window includes:
- the LOC123259942 gene encoding arylphorin subunit alpha-like isoform X2 yields the protein MMKLLVLAISAFCLTQAMAVETHTADINFLHKQKEIYDLFMYVEQTDLRGADWYETGRNYDIIQHIEDYQDKEIVREFMYRFKLGMLSRKSLFSVYYKEHREELRALFKLFYTAKDFETFYKTACWCRHYINHGMFVTALTTAVMYRPDCKYIVLPPMYEVYPHLFFDNEFIQEAHRYYMSYSMKKTSGEDLFLDYSLIDRNATSQFMKWYMDKEYHLSYFTDDVGLNNYYYYLRNLFPFWINRSDVDMPKHIRGELYYYLHQQLMAHYYLERLSNGMGEIEDFDFYQSFTPGYFSNLVYGNGVSMPSRDHHSQIPSYKYKYVNEIENIESRILAAIDSGFIYDHEGKQYGLYTPEGFNYLGNLIEGNYDSCNTRFYGAIDALYRDIFSFNYDCKHKNCFIPSALQVHSTSLRDPAFYRLYKRILSYFFRYKCHLPSYTRSELEFPGIKIEDVKVDKLVTFMEPYEYFINNAVTVDTFKDGMSFTIKVKKYRLNYKPFTYHIDVKSDKNIKGVVRIFLGPSMDNDYFKDPNYMYHNWYNFVGFDKFYFDFKVGMNTIKHHSNDSMFTVNDFMGSDYFYKKLYKSIEGSEPFTYHDKGYKFPNNLYLPRGAVGGMPFKLYVFIYPFNESKTTFFDLPMFGKMMYDGKPFGFPLDRPMKPWFFDLNNMFFKDVYIHYDKNYSDYH from the exons ATGATGAAGCTCTTGGTGTTGGCCATCTCGGCCTTTTGCCTCACCCAGGCAATGGCAGTGGAGACTCACACTGCTGACATAAACTTTCTCCACAAGCAGAAGGAAATCTACGACCTTTTCATGTACGTCGAACAGACTGATCTTCGTGGAGCCGATTGGTACGAAACCGGCCGCAATTACGACATTATCCAACACATCGAGGACTACCAAGACAAG GAGATCGTCCGCGAATTCATGTACAGATTCAAGTTGGGTATGCTCAGCCGCAAATCCCTCTTCTCGGTCTACTACAAGGAACACCGTGAAGAACTTCGCGCCCTTTTCAAGCTCTTCTACACCGCTAAGGACTTTGAAACCTTCTACAAGACTGCCTGTTGGTGCCGCCACTACATCAACCACGGAATGTTCGTCACCGCTCTTACAACCGCTGTTATGTACCGTCCCGACTGCAAATACATCGTATTGCCACCTATGTACGAAGTCTACCCACACCTCTTCTTCGACAACGAATTCATCCAGGAAGCACACCGTTACTACATGAGCTACA GCATGAAGAAAACCAGCGGTGAAGATCTCTTCTTGGACTACTCCTTGATCGACAGAAACGCAACCAGCCAATTCATGAAATGGTACATGGACAAAGAATACCACCTGTCATACTTCACCGACGATGTAGGCCTTAACAACTACTACTACTACCTCCGCAACCTCTTCCCCTTTTGGATCAACCGGAGCGACGTGGACATGCCAAAACACATCCGTGGAGAACTCTACTACTACCTCCACCAACAGCTCATGGCCCACTACTACTTGGAACGTCTGAGCAACGGTATGGGTGAGATCGAAGACTTCGACTTCTACCAGTCCTTCACCCCCGGCTACTTCTCCAACCTGGTCTACGGAAACGGAGTCTCAATGCCCAGTCGCGACCACCACAGTCAAATTCCCTCCTACAAATACAAATACGTAAACGAAATCGAGAACATTGAGTCCCGCATCTTGGCCGCTATCGACAGCGGATTTATCTACGACCACGAAGGCAAGCAATACGGTCTCTACACCCCAGAGGGCTTCAACTACCTCGGCAACTTAATCGAAGGCAACTACGACTCCTGCAACACTCGCTTCTACGGCGCTATCGACGCTCTCTACCGTGACATCTTCAGCTTCAACTACGACTGCAAGCACAAGAACTGCTTCATCCCCAGCGCTCTCCAAGTCCACAGCACCAGTCTCCGCGACCCGGCCTTCTACCGCCTCTACAAGAGAATCCTCAGCTACTTCTTCAGATACAAATGCCACCTCCCATCCTACACCCGCTCAGAGCTCGAATTCCCAGGCATCAAGATTGAAGACGTCAAGGTTGACAAACTTGTCACCTTCATGGAACCCTACGAATACTTCATCAACAACGCTGTCACTGTTGACACCTTCAAGGATGGCATGAGCTTCACCATCAAGGTCAAGAAGTACCGTCTCAACTACAAACCCTTCACCTACCACATTGATGTTAAGAGCGACAAGAACATCAAAGGTGTAGTTCGCATCTTTTTGGGACCATCCATGGACAACGACTACTTCAAGGACCCAAACTACATGTACCACAACTGGTACAACTTCGTTGGGTTTGATAAATTCTACTTTGACT TCAAGGTTGGCATGAACACAATCAAACACCACAGCAACGACTCAATGTTCACTGTCAACGACTTCATGGGATCCGACTACTTCTACAAGAAATTGTACAAATCAATTGAAGGAAGCGAACCATTCACCTACCACGACAAGGGCTACAAATTCCCTAATAACTTGTACCTTCCTAGGGGAGCCGTCGGCGGTATGCCATTCAAACTGTACGTGTTCATCTATCCATTCAACGAGAGCAAGACCACCTTCTTCGACCTCCCGATGTTCGGCAAGATGATGTACGACGGCAAGCCATTTGGATTCCCATTGGACAGACCAATGAAGCCATGGTTCTTCGATCTCAACAACATGTTCTTCAAGGACGTCTACATCCACTACGACAAGAATTACAGCGACTACCACTAA
- the LOC123259942 gene encoding arylphorin subunit alpha-like isoform X1: MMKLLVLAISAFCLTQAMAVETHTADINFLHKQKEIYDLFMYVEQTDLRGADWYETGRNYDIIQHIEDYQDKEIVREFMYRFKLGMLSRKSLFSVYYKEHREELRALFKLFYTAKDFETFYKTACWCRHYINHGMFVTALTTAVMYRPDCKYIVLPPMYEVYPHLFFDNEFIQEAHRYYMSYKKRTGMKKTSGEDLFLDYSLIDRNATSQFMKWYMDKEYHLSYFTDDVGLNNYYYYLRNLFPFWINRSDVDMPKHIRGELYYYLHQQLMAHYYLERLSNGMGEIEDFDFYQSFTPGYFSNLVYGNGVSMPSRDHHSQIPSYKYKYVNEIENIESRILAAIDSGFIYDHEGKQYGLYTPEGFNYLGNLIEGNYDSCNTRFYGAIDALYRDIFSFNYDCKHKNCFIPSALQVHSTSLRDPAFYRLYKRILSYFFRYKCHLPSYTRSELEFPGIKIEDVKVDKLVTFMEPYEYFINNAVTVDTFKDGMSFTIKVKKYRLNYKPFTYHIDVKSDKNIKGVVRIFLGPSMDNDYFKDPNYMYHNWYNFVGFDKFYFDFKVGMNTIKHHSNDSMFTVNDFMGSDYFYKKLYKSIEGSEPFTYHDKGYKFPNNLYLPRGAVGGMPFKLYVFIYPFNESKTTFFDLPMFGKMMYDGKPFGFPLDRPMKPWFFDLNNMFFKDVYIHYDKNYSDYH; the protein is encoded by the exons ATGATGAAGCTCTTGGTGTTGGCCATCTCGGCCTTTTGCCTCACCCAGGCAATGGCAGTGGAGACTCACACTGCTGACATAAACTTTCTCCACAAGCAGAAGGAAATCTACGACCTTTTCATGTACGTCGAACAGACTGATCTTCGTGGAGCCGATTGGTACGAAACCGGCCGCAATTACGACATTATCCAACACATCGAGGACTACCAAGACAAG GAGATCGTCCGCGAATTCATGTACAGATTCAAGTTGGGTATGCTCAGCCGCAAATCCCTCTTCTCGGTCTACTACAAGGAACACCGTGAAGAACTTCGCGCCCTTTTCAAGCTCTTCTACACCGCTAAGGACTTTGAAACCTTCTACAAGACTGCCTGTTGGTGCCGCCACTACATCAACCACGGAATGTTCGTCACCGCTCTTACAACCGCTGTTATGTACCGTCCCGACTGCAAATACATCGTATTGCCACCTATGTACGAAGTCTACCCACACCTCTTCTTCGACAACGAATTCATCCAGGAAGCACACCGTTACTACATGAGCTACA aaaaaagaaCAGGCATGAAGAAAACCAGCGGTGAAGATCTCTTCTTGGACTACTCCTTGATCGACAGAAACGCAACCAGCCAATTCATGAAATGGTACATGGACAAAGAATACCACCTGTCATACTTCACCGACGATGTAGGCCTTAACAACTACTACTACTACCTCCGCAACCTCTTCCCCTTTTGGATCAACCGGAGCGACGTGGACATGCCAAAACACATCCGTGGAGAACTCTACTACTACCTCCACCAACAGCTCATGGCCCACTACTACTTGGAACGTCTGAGCAACGGTATGGGTGAGATCGAAGACTTCGACTTCTACCAGTCCTTCACCCCCGGCTACTTCTCCAACCTGGTCTACGGAAACGGAGTCTCAATGCCCAGTCGCGACCACCACAGTCAAATTCCCTCCTACAAATACAAATACGTAAACGAAATCGAGAACATTGAGTCCCGCATCTTGGCCGCTATCGACAGCGGATTTATCTACGACCACGAAGGCAAGCAATACGGTCTCTACACCCCAGAGGGCTTCAACTACCTCGGCAACTTAATCGAAGGCAACTACGACTCCTGCAACACTCGCTTCTACGGCGCTATCGACGCTCTCTACCGTGACATCTTCAGCTTCAACTACGACTGCAAGCACAAGAACTGCTTCATCCCCAGCGCTCTCCAAGTCCACAGCACCAGTCTCCGCGACCCGGCCTTCTACCGCCTCTACAAGAGAATCCTCAGCTACTTCTTCAGATACAAATGCCACCTCCCATCCTACACCCGCTCAGAGCTCGAATTCCCAGGCATCAAGATTGAAGACGTCAAGGTTGACAAACTTGTCACCTTCATGGAACCCTACGAATACTTCATCAACAACGCTGTCACTGTTGACACCTTCAAGGATGGCATGAGCTTCACCATCAAGGTCAAGAAGTACCGTCTCAACTACAAACCCTTCACCTACCACATTGATGTTAAGAGCGACAAGAACATCAAAGGTGTAGTTCGCATCTTTTTGGGACCATCCATGGACAACGACTACTTCAAGGACCCAAACTACATGTACCACAACTGGTACAACTTCGTTGGGTTTGATAAATTCTACTTTGACT TCAAGGTTGGCATGAACACAATCAAACACCACAGCAACGACTCAATGTTCACTGTCAACGACTTCATGGGATCCGACTACTTCTACAAGAAATTGTACAAATCAATTGAAGGAAGCGAACCATTCACCTACCACGACAAGGGCTACAAATTCCCTAATAACTTGTACCTTCCTAGGGGAGCCGTCGGCGGTATGCCATTCAAACTGTACGTGTTCATCTATCCATTCAACGAGAGCAAGACCACCTTCTTCGACCTCCCGATGTTCGGCAAGATGATGTACGACGGCAAGCCATTTGGATTCCCATTGGACAGACCAATGAAGCCATGGTTCTTCGATCTCAACAACATGTTCTTCAAGGACGTCTACATCCACTACGACAAGAATTACAGCGACTACCACTAA